The Anoplopoma fimbria isolate UVic2021 breed Golden Eagle Sablefish chromosome 20, Afim_UVic_2022, whole genome shotgun sequence genome includes a window with the following:
- the si:ch73-139j3.4 gene encoding tetraspanin-19 isoform X2: protein MKLDVKIQLLNFCFEVFNFIFLALGLSVLGCGLWILFDGGSLLTVNPSDELRVVGAGLMLIGLVVLVVCVVGIIGAVRELRLLLLVYMGLLVVLVLGQLFVTLLLLMNREKIERGLDETVDRIISEYGAGNRSDPLMDKIQNYEGCCGRTGPSDWLKNSFIQSLNLTAKLLPCSCFRSSRPTADSPWCSNLNVSTPQYGTGNGSYQEGCRQKLSDWLQENILTAVGMDVALMLIQVLQFVFSVYLYRTLGRRAEWEKSDRLADPKGDVDYGEQNYAYMDPVDGYIDSAHPGHHHDYHEPSDAAHLDYDHGYHDDRDYD from the exons ATGAAGCTGGATGTGAAGATTCAGCTGCTGAACTTCTGCTTTGAAGTTTTTAACTTCATCTTTCTG GCTCTGGGTTTAAGTGTGTTGGGTTGCGGTCTCTGGATTCTGTTTGATGGAGGAAGCCTCCTGACCGTCAACCCCTCAG acgAGCTGCGTGTGGTGGGGGCGGGGCTGATGCTGATTGGtctggtggtgttggtggtctGCGTGGTCGGGATCATTGGCGCCGTCAGAGAGCTCCGCCTCCTGTTGCTGGTG TACATGGGCCTCCTGGTGGTTCTGGTCCTGGGTCAGCTGTTcgtcacactgctgctgctcatgaACAGAGAAAAG ATTGAACGGGGTCTGGATGAAACCGTGGACCGGATCATCTCTGAGTACGGAGCAGGCAACAGATCAGACCCTCTGATGGACAAGATCCAGAACTAC GAAGGCTGCTGTGGACGGACCGGcccttctgattggctgaagaACTCCTTCATCCAGAGTCTGAACCTGACTGCTAAACTACTTCCTTGTTCCTGTTTCCGGTCCAGTCGACCCACCGCCGACTCGCCCTGGTGCTCCAACCTGAACGTCAGCACACCTCAGTACGGGACGGGGAACGGGTCGTATCaagag GGCTGCAGACAgaagctctctgattggctgcaggagAACATCCTGACGGCAGTCGGCATGGACGTCGCTCTCATGTTGATCCAG GTGCTCCAGTTCGTCTTCAGCGTGTATCTCTACCGAACGCTCGGCAGAAGGGCCGAATGGGAAAAGTCTGACCGTCTGGCCGACCCTAAAGGCGACGTGGACTACGGAGAGCAGAACTACGCCTACATGGATCCCGTTGACGGTTACATAGACTCCGCCCACCCGGGTCATCACCATGACTACCATGAGCCGTCAGACGCCGCCCACCTGGATTATGACCACGGTTACCATGACGACCGGGACTACGACTAA
- the si:ch73-139j3.4 gene encoding tetraspanin-19 isoform X1 — MGIFGSLHLTIPEEQWAAMKRPGSNFGVRCLAQGPPTSWLQVKHSTSCATAAKYVYLCMCVCVCVCVCVCTDELRVVGAGLMLIGLVVLVVCVVGIIGAVRELRLLLLVYMGLLVVLVLGQLFVTLLLLMNREKIERGLDETVDRIISEYGAGNRSDPLMDKIQNYEGCCGRTGPSDWLKNSFIQSLNLTAKLLPCSCFRSSRPTADSPWCSNLNVSTPQYGTGNGSYQEGCRQKLSDWLQENILTAVGMDVALMLIQVLQFVFSVYLYRTLGRRAEWEKSDRLADPKGDVDYGEQNYAYMDPVDGYIDSAHPGHHHDYHEPSDAAHLDYDHGYHDDRDYD, encoded by the exons atggggatattcggttctctgcatttgaccatcccggaggagcagtgggctgcgatgaagcgcccggggagcaactttggggttaggtgtctcgctcaaggaccaCCGACCTCGTGGTTGCAGGTCAAgcactctacctcatgtgccacagccgccaaatatgtgtatttgtgtatgtgtgtgtgtgtgtgtgtgtgtgtgtgtgtgtgcacagacgAGCTGCGTGTGGTGGGGGCGGGGCTGATGCTGATTGGtctggtggtgttggtggtctGCGTGGTCGGGATCATTGGCGCCGTCAGAGAGCTCCGCCTCCTGTTGCTGGTG TACATGGGCCTCCTGGTGGTTCTGGTCCTGGGTCAGCTGTTcgtcacactgctgctgctcatgaACAGAGAAAAG ATTGAACGGGGTCTGGATGAAACCGTGGACCGGATCATCTCTGAGTACGGAGCAGGCAACAGATCAGACCCTCTGATGGACAAGATCCAGAACTAC GAAGGCTGCTGTGGACGGACCGGcccttctgattggctgaagaACTCCTTCATCCAGAGTCTGAACCTGACTGCTAAACTACTTCCTTGTTCCTGTTTCCGGTCCAGTCGACCCACCGCCGACTCGCCCTGGTGCTCCAACCTGAACGTCAGCACACCTCAGTACGGGACGGGGAACGGGTCGTATCaagag GGCTGCAGACAgaagctctctgattggctgcaggagAACATCCTGACGGCAGTCGGCATGGACGTCGCTCTCATGTTGATCCAG GTGCTCCAGTTCGTCTTCAGCGTGTATCTCTACCGAACGCTCGGCAGAAGGGCCGAATGGGAAAAGTCTGACCGTCTGGCCGACCCTAAAGGCGACGTGGACTACGGAGAGCAGAACTACGCCTACATGGATCCCGTTGACGGTTACATAGACTCCGCCCACCCGGGTCATCACCATGACTACCATGAGCCGTCAGACGCCGCCCACCTGGATTATGACCACGGTTACCATGACGACCGGGACTACGACTAA